The Dasypus novemcinctus isolate mDasNov1 chromosome 12, mDasNov1.1.hap2, whole genome shotgun sequence genome includes a window with the following:
- the LOC101419109 gene encoding olfactory receptor 10P1, producing MAQVNQTSALPEFLLLGFSDIRALQGPLFWLMLLVYLVTLLGNAMIIVLTWTSPSLHTPMYFFLRHLSVLELLYTTNIVPRTLADLTSPHPQAISFQNCAAQMYIFIVLGISECCLLTAMAYDRYAAICWPLRYSTLMSRRVCMAMVGTSWLMGIVTATTHSSLIFTLPFPSHPMVPHFLCDILPVLRLASAGKHKSEVSVMTATVVFIMVPFSLIVTSYARILGAILAMTSTQGRRKVFSTCSSHLLVVSLFFGTASITYIRPRAGSSVTTDRLLSLFYTVVTPMLNPIIYTLRNKEVTGALRHTVKRQVSFP from the coding sequence ATGGCTCAGGTAAACCAGACATCTGCTCTGCCTGAATTCCTCCTCCTGGGATTCTCCGACATCAGGGCCCTACAGGGCCCCCTGTTCTGGCTGATGCTTCTGGTCTACCTGGTCACCTTGCTGGGCAACGCCATGATCATCGTCCTCACATGGACCAGCCCTTCCctgcacacccccatgtacttcttcctgcgCCATCTCTCAGTGCTGGAGCTCCTCTATACCACCAACATCGTGCCCAGGACCCTGGCTGACCTCACCTCCCCGCACCCCCAGGCCATCTCCTTCCAGAACTGTGCAGCCCAGATGTACATCTTCATTGTCCTGGGCATCTCAGAGTGCTGCCTGCTCACCGCCATGGCCTACGACCGCTACGCTGCCATCTGCTGGCCCCTGCGTTACTCCACCCTCATGAGCCGGAGGGTCTGTATGGCCATGGTAGGCACTTCTTGGCTCATGGGCATCGTCACAGCCACTACCCATTCCTCCCTCATCTTCACTCTGCCCTTTCCCAGCCACCCAATGGTCCCGCACTTCCTCTGCGACATCCTGCCCGTCCTGAGGCTGGCAAGTGCCGGGAAGCACAAGAGTGAGGTCTCCGTAATGACAGCCACGGTGGTCTTCATCATGGTCCCCTTCTCTCTGATTGTCACCTCTTACGCCCGCATCCTGGGTGCCATCCTGGCAATGACCTCCACCCAGGGCCGCCGCAAGGTCTtctccacctgctcctcccacctgCTCGTGGTGTCCCTGTTCTTTGGAACAGCCAGCATTACCTACATCCGGCCCCGGGCAGGCTCCTCAGTAACCACAGACCGCCTCCTCAGCCTCTTCTACACTGTTGTCACCCCCATGCTCAACCCCATCATCTACACCCTTCGCAACAAGGAGGTGACAGGGGCCCTGAGGCACACAGTGAAGAGGCAGGTGTCCTTCCCCTGA